The sequence ACCGCCCGGTTCGATAATGGATACGTCGATTCCGTGTGGCTTGAGCTCCACCCGGAGCGAATCGCTAAGGCCCTCCACAGCGAACTTCGTGGCGTGGTACCAGGCACCCAGCGGCTCGTACATCTTTCCGCCGATCGATGAAATATTGATGATCCGGCCCCTCCCGGCGGCACGCATGGCCGGCAGCACGAGCTGCGTCATCCGGGCCAGCCCGAAAAGGTTGACCTCGAACTGCCGCCGGCCTTCAGCCAACTCCACTTCCTCCAGCGACCCGTAGGACCCGTACCCGGCGTTGTTGACCAGGACGTCGATCCTGCCGTGGGCTGCGAGAACTTCCCCCACGGCCGCACCCATTGACTCCTCGTCTGTCACGTCCAGCGGCAGGATCCGGACGCCGCCAGCCCTGAGCGGCTCCATTTTCTCCACCCGGCGGGCGCCGGCATAGACCGTGAAACCGTGGGCAGCGAGCTTCCTTGCGGCTTCAAAGCCGATTCCCGCGGACGCGCCGGTGACGAAAACGACGGGCTGGCTCATGGGAGGGACTCCTTGGGACGGGGCGACGGGACGGGCAGGCAGCGCGGATCGACGGACGGTCCGGCCGGAAAACCAGCGGCCGGCGCCCCCAGAGTATCTGGTCGCGCCGGCCGCCAGGCTGGAAACGGTGCTGACTAGTGCGTGTCCACCGCTTCAACCTCGGACTTGTCCTCGCCCCAGAGGGTGTGGAACGTCCCTTCGGTGTCGACGCGGCCGTACGTGTGGGCGCCGAAAAGGTCGCGCTGGCCCTGGATCAGGGCGGCGGCCACGCGCTTGCGGCGCAGTCCGTCGTAGTACGCCAGCGAGGACGAGAACACCGGTACCGGGATGCCAAGCTGTACGGCGGTGGCAACAACGCGGCGCCAGGCGGGCAGGGCGTCTGCGATGGCCTTGGTGAACGCCGGGGCGAAAAGCAGGTTGGCCGGCTTTTCGTCGGCGGCGTAGGCCTTGGTGATGTCCTTGAGGAGCTCGGCGCGGATGATGCAGCCTGCCCGCCACAGGGACGCGATTTCGTCAAGCTTCAGGTCCCAGCCGTATTCCTTGGCTGCGGAGGTGAGCATGTCCAGTCCCTGGGCATAGGAGACCAGCTTGGAGGCGTAGAGCGCCTGGCGGACGTCCTCGACAAACGTCTCGGGGACCTCCACGGTGGCTTCGTTGCCGGCCAGCAGTTCCTGGCCCAGCTTGCGCTGTGCGGCCTGGGAGGAGAGTGCGCGGGCAAAAACGGACTCGGCGATGCCCGAGACCGGTGAACCCAGTTCCAGGGCAGAGATGACCGTCCAGCGGCCGGTGCCCTTCTGGCCGGCAGCGTCAACGACGACGTCGACGAACGGCTTGCCGGTCTTGGCGTCAACGTGGCCCAGGACCTCGGCGGAGATCTCGATCAGGAACGACGAAAGATCACCCTTGTTCCACTCGGAGAAGATCTTTGCCTGCTCGGCCGGCTCGATGCCTGCACCGGAGCGGAGCAGGTCGAAGGCCTCGCCGATGACCTGCATGTCGGCGTATTCGATGCCGTTGTGTACCATCTTGACGAAGTGGCCCGC comes from Pseudarthrobacter sp. NIBRBAC000502770 and encodes:
- the gndA gene encoding NADP-dependent phosphogluconate dehydrogenase, which codes for MSAHIGVTGLAVMGANLARNLARNGFTVALHNRSVEKTDALLEKHGSEGDFIRTETLQELVDSLEKPRRVLIMVKAGKPVDSVIEQLEPLLEPGDIIIDAGNSHYEDTRRREAALAKKDLHFVGVGVSGGEEGALNGPSIMPGGSKESYKALGPLLEKISAKVDGEPCCAWIGTDGAGHFVKMVHNGIEYADMQVIGEAFDLLRSGAGIEPAEQAKIFSEWNKGDLSSFLIEISAEVLGHVDAKTGKPFVDVVVDAAGQKGTGRWTVISALELGSPVSGIAESVFARALSSQAAQRKLGQELLAGNEATVEVPETFVEDVRQALYASKLVSYAQGLDMLTSAAKEYGWDLKLDEIASLWRAGCIIRAELLKDITKAYAADEKPANLLFAPAFTKAIADALPAWRRVVATAVQLGIPVPVFSSSLAYYDGLRRKRVAAALIQGQRDLFGAHTYGRVDTEGTFHTLWGEDKSEVEAVDTH
- a CDS encoding oxidoreductase, producing MSQPVVFVTGASAGIGFEAARKLAAHGFTVYAGARRVEKMEPLRAGGVRILPLDVTDEESMGAAVGEVLAAHGRIDVLVNNAGYGSYGSLEEVELAEGRRQFEVNLFGLARMTQLVLPAMRAAGRGRIINISSIGGKMYEPLGAWYHATKFAVEGLSDSLRVELKPHGIDVSIIEPGGTQSEWGTISAEGLLANSGSGPYAAQAKVVAAALASTDGSAMSSHPEVIAEAIVHAATSPRPRTRYPVGKGARAILLLRRLLPDRAFDTVLWAIYRRFPG